The following are encoded together in the Arcticibacterium luteifluviistationis genome:
- a CDS encoding chondroitinase-B domain-containing protein: protein MKKSLLITIGALLLFASCQNLSQKGVLVNNIDELNKSIKEASPGDEIILANGTWKDVQIKFYGIGTKEQPISLRAETPGEVFIEGQSYLHLGGENLLVSGLYFRNGYTPSSGIIRYKIGEDSVANHSTVTNCVIDGFTQPSRLTSDRWVEFYGRHNQMDHCYIAGKSNDGNTLMVYHTGNENTNNHHQIVYNYFGPRPRKGGPRGETVRMGNPQMTPGYVNVSNNFFDACNGEVEIVSDKADYNTFRNNIFYKCEGSLVLRHANYGTVDGNIFIGGDDSPFYGGIRIVNTGHWITNNYFYKIRGEEFRSPIALMNGIPNSILNRYKQVTDAVIAYNTWVDCKSPWQLGVGQNRASAGVLPASEIRSLPPIRTTLANNLIYNTKEDASPIAKHDEIDGILFKNNILDNNGSVYSDYGVLRNEHVAMKRVNEWLYAPLESQNLFLDDTFAGYDFKRIEKDLFGDSRAEKSRVGAINNLTTAEGFVIDKKKYGPDWYSTDKVPTVPNMLSATSAAGELAKTIASAKSGDIIDLSDEVYLLDAPLKIDKEITLRRKGENKAQLIYKGAANTPAFEMNPKGIIKLDNISIKGEKNQLAFAPLAENMSSAYYLFLNNCDIDGFDYVLRASKGSFADSITVSNSNIQNCNNGIVLAADEKGDYNAEMVTFENCKFTNIGQNVINFYRGGYDESTIGGYLRVLDSSFEKCGSSEKSGQLLKTRGIINVDISGNTFRNNQVKLIALLWGEKNNHHSENVVTNSGIIKVEQQLKLDILY from the coding sequence ATGAAAAAAAGCTTATTAATAACCATTGGTGCATTGCTGCTATTTGCTAGCTGCCAAAATCTAAGTCAGAAAGGTGTTTTAGTCAATAATATTGATGAATTGAATAAAAGTATCAAGGAAGCTAGTCCGGGAGATGAGATTATATTAGCTAATGGAACATGGAAAGATGTTCAAATAAAGTTTTATGGTATAGGCACAAAAGAACAGCCTATTTCGCTAAGAGCCGAAACTCCCGGAGAGGTCTTTATTGAAGGACAATCTTACCTTCATCTTGGAGGAGAAAACCTTTTAGTTAGCGGTTTGTATTTTAGAAATGGATATACGCCTTCTTCAGGGATTATTCGATACAAAATAGGAGAAGACAGTGTTGCCAATCATAGTACAGTGACAAATTGTGTGATTGATGGTTTTACGCAGCCTAGTAGGTTGACAAGTGATAGATGGGTTGAGTTTTACGGCAGGCATAATCAGATGGACCACTGCTATATAGCGGGAAAATCAAACGATGGAAATACATTGATGGTTTACCATACCGGCAATGAAAATACAAATAATCATCATCAGATAGTTTATAATTACTTTGGGCCGCGTCCTAGAAAAGGAGGACCAAGAGGAGAGACGGTGCGTATGGGAAACCCACAGATGACACCAGGTTATGTCAATGTTTCAAATAACTTCTTTGATGCCTGTAATGGGGAAGTAGAAATAGTGTCTGATAAGGCCGATTACAATACTTTCAGGAACAATATTTTTTATAAATGTGAAGGCTCACTGGTGTTAAGGCATGCCAATTACGGAACGGTTGATGGTAATATTTTTATTGGAGGAGACGATTCTCCATTTTATGGAGGTATAAGAATTGTGAATACAGGGCACTGGATTACCAATAACTATTTCTACAAAATAAGAGGAGAAGAGTTTAGAAGTCCTATTGCTTTAATGAACGGAATTCCAAACTCTATTCTGAACAGATATAAGCAGGTGACGGATGCCGTGATTGCCTATAATACGTGGGTAGATTGTAAATCTCCATGGCAGTTAGGCGTTGGACAAAATAGAGCAAGTGCTGGCGTATTGCCTGCAAGTGAAATTCGTTCTTTACCACCTATTCGTACCACGTTGGCGAATAATCTTATTTATAATACCAAAGAGGATGCATCTCCTATAGCCAAGCATGATGAAATAGACGGCATTTTGTTTAAGAATAACATCTTAGATAATAATGGAAGTGTATACTCAGATTATGGGGTCTTGAGAAATGAGCATGTGGCCATGAAGCGGGTGAATGAATGGCTTTATGCTCCCTTAGAGTCTCAGAACTTATTCTTAGACGATACTTTCGCGGGTTATGATTTTAAGAGAATTGAAAAAGACCTCTTTGGAGATTCTAGAGCTGAGAAAAGTAGGGTGGGTGCCATTAATAATTTAACAACCGCTGAGGGTTTTGTAATAGATAAGAAGAAATACGGACCTGATTGGTATTCAACGGACAAAGTACCCACTGTACCTAATATGCTAAGTGCGACTTCTGCTGCTGGTGAACTTGCTAAAACTATAGCTTCTGCTAAAAGTGGAGATATAATAGACTTAAGTGATGAAGTTTATTTACTAGACGCTCCACTGAAAATTGATAAAGAAATCACGCTTAGAAGAAAAGGGGAAAATAAGGCTCAGTTAATCTATAAAGGAGCGGCAAACACACCTGCTTTTGAGATGAATCCTAAGGGAATAATCAAGCTTGATAACATTAGTATAAAAGGAGAAAAGAATCAATTGGCTTTTGCTCCCTTAGCTGAAAATATGTCTTCGGCCTATTATTTATTTCTAAATAACTGTGATATAGATGGCTTTGACTATGTTTTGAGAGCTTCAAAAGGCTCTTTTGCTGATTCTATTACTGTTAGTAATTCAAACATCCAAAACTGTAATAATGGTATAGTACTGGCTGCAGACGAAAAAGGTGACTATAATGCGGAGATGGTAACTTTTGAAAACTGTAAGTTTACTAATATTGGTCAAAACGTTATCAATTTTTATAGAGGCGGTTATGACGAATCTACCATTGGTGGATATTTGAGAGTGCTTGATAGCTCTTTTGAAAAATGTGGGTCTAGCGAAAAGAGTGGTCAATTACTTAAAACTAGAGGTATTATCAATGTTGATATCTCAGGAAATACATTCCGAAATAATCAAGTAAAGTTGATTGCTCTGCTTTGGGGTGAAAAGAACAATCATCACAGTGAAAACGTGGTAACTAACTCAGGAATTATAAAAGTAGAGCAGCAGCTTAAGCTAGACATACTTTATTAA